The following coding sequences are from one Amphiprion ocellaris isolate individual 3 ecotype Okinawa chromosome 19, ASM2253959v1, whole genome shotgun sequence window:
- the LOC111579434 gene encoding somatostatin receptor type 2-like isoform X1 yields the protein MQDWISALKETVSLSAEAECHNHCETVRNRGIMDSWIFPSSPPNLSEHLIYDSFVQGNESNLHGNYTDHSYNRTSTVVITCMYFLVCTVGLCGNTLVIYVILRYAKMKTVTNIYILNLAVADVLFMLGLPFIAIQLALVHWPFGPVLCRVVMTVDSLNQFTSIFCLMVMSIDRYLAVVHPIKSTKWRKPRMAKTINLAVWGVSLVVNLPIVIYSGIITKQDGCFCTIVWPEPQEAYYTAFMFYTFILGFFLPLMVICLCYLFIIIKVKSSGIRVGSSKRKRSERKVTRMVSIVVAVFVFCWLPFYVFNVTSVTGTISTTPILRSTFAFVVVLGYANSCANPILYAFLSENFKKSFQNVLCLKKVGGLDEAERSDSRQDKLHMMNDPTETQSTLLNGDLQTSI from the exons ATGCAGGATTGGATCTCTGCATTAAAAGAAACCGTCTCTCTCTCCGCTGAG GCGGAATGCCATAACCACTGTGAGACTGTGAGAAACCGAGGTATCATGGACTCCTGGATCTTCCCATCATCCCCTCCAAACCTTTCAGAGCACCTTATCTATGACAGCTTTGTGCAGGGCAATGAGTCCAACCTCCATGGGAACTACACAGACCACAGCTATAACAGAACCAGCACGGTGGTCATCACTTGCATGTACTTTCTGGTCTGTACTGTGGGGCTCTGTGGGAACACCCTTGTCATCTACGTCATTCTGCGTTATGCCAAAATGAAGACTGTCACCAACATCTACATTCTCAACTTGGCAGTGGCTGATGTCCTCTTCATGTTAGGCCTGCCGTTCATCGCCATACAGTTGGCGCTGGTCCACTGGCCATTTGGGCCCGTGCTGTGCAGAGTAGTGATGACTGTCGACTCCCTGAACCAGTTCACTTCCATCTTCTGTCTGATGGTTATGAGCATCGATCGATATCTGGCTGTGGTGCATCCCATAAAGTCCACAAAGTGGCGCAAGCCCCGTATGGCTAAGACTATCAACCTCGCAGTGTGGGGGGTGTCGCTGGTGGTTAATCTGCCTATCGTTATCTACAGCGGCATTATTACAAAGCAAGACGGCTGCTTCTGTACCATTGTGTGGCCTGAGCCTCAAGAGGCTTACTACACTGCATTCATGTTTTACACCTTCATCctgggcttcttcctgcccctTATGGTAATCTGCCTTTGTTACTTGTTCATCATCATTAAGGTGAAGTCCTCAGGCATTCGTGTGGGATCCTCCAAGAGGAAGCGCTCAGAAAGGAAGGTGACCAGGATGGTGTCCATTGTGGTggcagtgtttgttttctgctggCTGCCTTTCTATGTCTTCAACGTCACTTCAGTGACGGGCACCATCAGCACCACTCCCATTCTGAGAAGTACCTTTGCATTTGTGGTGGTACTAGGATATGCCAACAGCTGTGCCAATCCCATCCTTTATGCCTTCCTATCCGAGAACTTTAAGAAGAGTTTCCAGAACGTTTTGTGTCTTAAGAAGGTAGGAGGGCTGGATGAGGCTGAGCGCAGTGATAGCCGGCAGGACAAATTACACATGATGAATGACCCCACAGAAACCCAGAGTACTCTGCTGAACGGTGACCTGCAGACAAGCATCTGA
- the LOC111579434 gene encoding somatostatin receptor type 2-like isoform X2 produces MDSWIFPSSPPNLSEHLIYDSFVQGNESNLHGNYTDHSYNRTSTVVITCMYFLVCTVGLCGNTLVIYVILRYAKMKTVTNIYILNLAVADVLFMLGLPFIAIQLALVHWPFGPVLCRVVMTVDSLNQFTSIFCLMVMSIDRYLAVVHPIKSTKWRKPRMAKTINLAVWGVSLVVNLPIVIYSGIITKQDGCFCTIVWPEPQEAYYTAFMFYTFILGFFLPLMVICLCYLFIIIKVKSSGIRVGSSKRKRSERKVTRMVSIVVAVFVFCWLPFYVFNVTSVTGTISTTPILRSTFAFVVVLGYANSCANPILYAFLSENFKKSFQNVLCLKKVGGLDEAERSDSRQDKLHMMNDPTETQSTLLNGDLQTSI; encoded by the coding sequence ATGGACTCCTGGATCTTCCCATCATCCCCTCCAAACCTTTCAGAGCACCTTATCTATGACAGCTTTGTGCAGGGCAATGAGTCCAACCTCCATGGGAACTACACAGACCACAGCTATAACAGAACCAGCACGGTGGTCATCACTTGCATGTACTTTCTGGTCTGTACTGTGGGGCTCTGTGGGAACACCCTTGTCATCTACGTCATTCTGCGTTATGCCAAAATGAAGACTGTCACCAACATCTACATTCTCAACTTGGCAGTGGCTGATGTCCTCTTCATGTTAGGCCTGCCGTTCATCGCCATACAGTTGGCGCTGGTCCACTGGCCATTTGGGCCCGTGCTGTGCAGAGTAGTGATGACTGTCGACTCCCTGAACCAGTTCACTTCCATCTTCTGTCTGATGGTTATGAGCATCGATCGATATCTGGCTGTGGTGCATCCCATAAAGTCCACAAAGTGGCGCAAGCCCCGTATGGCTAAGACTATCAACCTCGCAGTGTGGGGGGTGTCGCTGGTGGTTAATCTGCCTATCGTTATCTACAGCGGCATTATTACAAAGCAAGACGGCTGCTTCTGTACCATTGTGTGGCCTGAGCCTCAAGAGGCTTACTACACTGCATTCATGTTTTACACCTTCATCctgggcttcttcctgcccctTATGGTAATCTGCCTTTGTTACTTGTTCATCATCATTAAGGTGAAGTCCTCAGGCATTCGTGTGGGATCCTCCAAGAGGAAGCGCTCAGAAAGGAAGGTGACCAGGATGGTGTCCATTGTGGTggcagtgtttgttttctgctggCTGCCTTTCTATGTCTTCAACGTCACTTCAGTGACGGGCACCATCAGCACCACTCCCATTCTGAGAAGTACCTTTGCATTTGTGGTGGTACTAGGATATGCCAACAGCTGTGCCAATCCCATCCTTTATGCCTTCCTATCCGAGAACTTTAAGAAGAGTTTCCAGAACGTTTTGTGTCTTAAGAAGGTAGGAGGGCTGGATGAGGCTGAGCGCAGTGATAGCCGGCAGGACAAATTACACATGATGAATGACCCCACAGAAACCCAGAGTACTCTGCTGAACGGTGACCTGCAGACAAGCATCTGA